In Bosea vestrisii, the following are encoded in one genomic region:
- the lpdA gene encoding dihydrolipoyl dehydrogenase — protein MTEITCKLLVIGAGPGGYVCAIRAGQLGIDTVIVESGKLGGSCLNVGCIPSKAMIHVAEEFEKAAHAAAGKTPFGLTAAEPKLDLKQAVAWKDGIVQRLNNGVAGLLRKAKVKIVHGQARFRDGKTVAVETETGPKIIKAETIVIATGSLPVELPFLPFGGNVISSTGALALTELPKRLVVVGGGYIGLELGTAFAKLGSKVTVVEAQDKILPLYDAELTAPVAKSLSALNVEVLLGAKALGPTAKGDGLRIETADGKERELPADKILVTVGRAPATSKLGLDELVLDMDGRFIRIGERCETSMRGIYAIGDVTGEPMLAHRAMAQGEMVAEIVAGEPRVWDKACIPAICFTDPEIVSAGLSPSEAKAAGFETKIGQFPFQANGRAMTRHGEAGFVRVVARADNHLVLGIQAVGQGVSELSAAFGLAIEMGARLEDIAGTIHAHPTLGEAFQESALKALGHALHI, from the coding sequence ATGACCGAGATCACCTGCAAGCTGCTCGTCATCGGCGCCGGTCCCGGCGGCTATGTCTGCGCCATCCGCGCCGGCCAGCTCGGCATCGACACCGTCATCGTCGAGAGCGGCAAGCTCGGCGGCAGCTGCCTCAATGTCGGCTGCATCCCCTCCAAGGCGATGATCCATGTCGCCGAGGAGTTCGAGAAGGCCGCCCATGCCGCCGCCGGCAAGACGCCCTTCGGCCTGACCGCCGCCGAGCCGAAGCTCGACCTGAAGCAAGCCGTCGCCTGGAAAGACGGAATCGTCCAGCGCCTCAACAACGGCGTCGCCGGCCTGCTGCGCAAGGCCAAGGTCAAGATCGTCCACGGCCAGGCCCGCTTCCGCGACGGCAAGACCGTCGCGGTCGAGACCGAGACCGGCCCCAAGATCATCAAGGCCGAGACGATCGTGATCGCGACCGGCTCGCTCCCCGTCGAGCTGCCTTTCCTGCCTTTCGGCGGCAACGTCATCTCCTCCACCGGCGCACTCGCGCTGACTGAATTGCCGAAGCGCCTCGTCGTGGTCGGCGGCGGCTATATCGGGCTCGAGCTCGGCACCGCCTTCGCCAAGCTCGGCAGCAAGGTCACCGTGGTCGAGGCGCAGGACAAGATCCTGCCCCTCTACGATGCCGAACTGACCGCGCCCGTCGCCAAGAGTCTCTCGGCGCTGAATGTCGAGGTACTCCTGGGCGCCAAGGCGCTCGGCCCAACCGCCAAGGGCGACGGCCTGCGCATCGAGACCGCCGACGGCAAGGAACGCGAACTGCCGGCCGACAAGATCCTGGTCACCGTCGGCCGTGCGCCTGCGACGAGCAAGCTCGGCCTCGATGAGCTCGTGCTCGATATGGACGGCCGCTTCATCCGCATCGGCGAGCGCTGCGAGACCTCGATGCGCGGCATCTACGCCATCGGCGACGTCACCGGCGAGCCGATGCTGGCCCATCGCGCCATGGCGCAGGGCGAGATGGTCGCGGAGATCGTCGCCGGCGAGCCGCGGGTCTGGGACAAGGCCTGCATCCCGGCGATCTGCTTCACCGATCCCGAGATCGTCTCGGCCGGCCTCTCGCCGTCGGAGGCCAAGGCCGCTGGTTTCGAGACCAAGATCGGCCAGTTCCCCTTCCAGGCCAATGGCCGCGCCATGACCCGCCATGGCGAGGCCGGCTTTGTCCGCGTCGTTGCCCGGGCTGACAACCATCTCGTCCTCGGCATCCAGGCGGTCGGGCAGGGAGTCTCGGAGCTTTCCGCCGCCTTCGGCCTCGCCATCGAGATGGGTGCGAGGCTCGAGGACATCGCCGGCACGATCCACGCCCATCCGACATTGGGCGAGGCCTTCCAGGAATCGGCGCTCAAAGCGCTCGGCCACGCACTGCACATCTGA